In Penaeus chinensis breed Huanghai No. 1 chromosome 19, ASM1920278v2, whole genome shotgun sequence, a single genomic region encodes these proteins:
- the LOC125035369 gene encoding crustacean hyperglycemic hormones-like: MAAVGPMRAAILVSLLVAILAFATTSGDGNQIPTFLHSSSQASPVTSLAGAHALDKRSLSFRSCTGVYDRELLVRLDRVCEDCYNVYRDVGVAAECRSNCFHNEVFLFCVDYMFRPRQRNQYLAGLKRLGK; this comes from the exons ATGGCTGCCGTTGGACCGATGCGGGCAGCTATCTTGGTGTCCCTGCTGGTGGCAATCCTGGCCTTTGCCACCACCTCCGGAGACGGAAATCAGATTCCGAcgttcctccattcttcctcacAAGCCTCTCCTGTGACTTCTCTCGCTGGAGCCCACGCCCTTGACAAACGCAGCCTATCCTTCAGGTCTTGCACGGGCGTCTACGACCGCGAACTCCTTGTAAGGCTCGACCGCGTGTGCGAAGACTGCTACAACGTGTACCGCGACGTCGGAGTGGCAGCAGAATGCAG GAGTAACTGTTTCCACAACGAGGTGTTCCTCTTCTGCGTGGACTACATGTTCCGGCCTCGCCAGAGGAACCAGTACCTGGCCGGCCTGAAGAGGCTCGGCAAGTAA
- the LOC125035440 gene encoding crustacean hyperglycemic hormone-like, which produces MVPLQLVQSAVLVSLLVAFHVSVTTSENTDEIPTFILSSPGDSLTGDQSINKRTVSFSSCTGVYDRELLVRLDRVCEDCYNLYRDVGVAAECRSNCFHNEVFLYCVDYMFRPRQRNQYRAALQRLGK; this is translated from the exons ATGGTTCCGCTCCAGTTG GTGCAGTCTGCTGTTCTGGTGTCCCTGCTGGTGGCATTTCATGTCTCTGTCACGACTTCTGAAAACACGGATGAAATACCCAcgttcattctttcctctcctggGGATTCCCTCACAGGAGATCAAAGCATAAACAAACGTACTGTATCGTTCAGTTCTTGCACGGGCGTCTACGACCGCGAACTCCTTGTAAGGCTCGACCGCGTGTGCGAAGACTGCTACAACCTCTACCGCGACGTTGGAGTGGCGGCCGAATGTAG GAGTAACTGTTTCCACAACGAGGTGTTCCTGTACTGCGTGGACTACATGTTCCGGCCTCGCCAAAGGAACCAGTACCGGGCCGCCCTTCAGAGGCTCGGCAAGTAA
- the LOC125035438 gene encoding crustacean hyperglycemic hormone-like has product MVAVRLVHSAVLVSLLIAFPASVTSSENTNEIPTFTLSSPGDSLTGDQSLSKRTMSFSSCTGVYDRELLGRLDRVCEDCYNLYRDVGVAADCRSNCFHNEVFLYCVDYMFRPRQRNQYRAALQSLGK; this is encoded by the exons ATGGTTGCGGTCCGATTG GTACATTCGGCTGTCCTGGTGTCCCTGCTAATAGCATTTCCGGCTTCTGTCACGTCTTCTGAAAACACGAATGAAATACCAACgttcactctttcctcccctgGAGATTCTCTCACAGGAGACCAAAGCTTAAGCAAACGCACCATGTCATTCAGTTCTTGCACGGGCGTCTATGACCGCGAACTTCTCGGAAGGCTCGACCGAGTGTGCGAAGACTGCTACAACCTTTACCGCGACGTCGGAGTGGCAGCCGATTGCAG GAGTAACTGTTTCCACAACGAAGTGTTCCTCTACTGCGTGGACTACATGTTCCGGCCTCGCCAGAGGAACCAGTACCGGGCCGCTCTCCAGAGCCTCGGCAAATAG
- the LOC125035444 gene encoding crustacean hyperglycemic hormones-like, translating into MVAVRPMWAAILLSLLMAIPASATNFGDGNQIPTFLHSSSQASPVTSLAGAHTLDKRSLSFRSCTGVYDRELLVRLDRVCEDCYNVYRDVGVATECRSNCFHNEVFLYCVDYMFRPRQRNQYRAALQRLGK; encoded by the exons ATGGTTGCCGTTAGACCGATGTGGGCAGCTATCCTGCTGTCTCTGCTGATGGCAATCCCAGCTTCTGCCACCAACTTCGGAGACGGGAATCAGATTCCGAcgttcctccattcttcctcacAAGCTTCTCCTGTGACTTCTCTCGCAGGAGCCCACACACTAGACAAACGCAGCCTATCCTTCAGATCTTGCACGGGCGTCTACGACCGCGAACTCCTTGTAAGGCTCGACCGCGTGTGCGAAGACTGCTACAACGTGTACCGCGACGTCGGAGTGGCAACCGAATGCAG GAGTAACTGTTTCCACAACGAGGTGTTCCTCTACTGCGTGGACTACATGTTCCGGCCTCGCCAGAGGAACCAGTACCGGGCCGCCCTGCAGAGGCTCGGCAAGTAG
- the LOC125034914 gene encoding crustacean hyperglycemic hormones-like: MVMIDRLLKTTDPFMESLISHHRAVIVAVGLMRAAILLSLPVAIPASATTSGDGNQISTILRSSPQASPVTSLTGAHTLDRRSLSFRSYAGVYDRELLVRRDRVCEDCYNVYRDVGVAAECRINCFHNEVFLFCVDYMFRPRQRNQYRAALQRLGK; this comes from the exons ATGGTGATGATTGATCGCCTCTTGAAA ACCACTGACCCCTTCATGGAATCCTTGATTTCTCATCATCGTGCAG TTATTGTTGCCGTTGGACTGATGCGGGCAGCTATCCTGCTGTCTCTGCCAGTAGCAATCCCGGCTTCTGCCACCACCTCCGGAGACGGAAATCAGATTTCGACGATCCTTCGCTCTTCCCCACAAGCTTCTCCTGTGACTTCCCTCACAGGAGCCCACACCTTAGACAGACGCAGCCTATCCTTCAGATCTTACGCGGGCGTCTACGACCGCGAACTCCTCGTAAGGCGCGACCGCGTGTGCGAAGACTGCTACAACGTGTACCGTGACGTCGGGGTGGCAGCCGAATGCAG GATTAACTGCTTCCACAACGAGGTGTTCCTCTTCTGCGTGGACTACATGTTCCGGCCTCGCCAGAGGAACCAGTACCGGGCCGCCCTCCAGAGGCTCGGCAAATAG
- the LOC125035451 gene encoding crustacean hyperglycemic hormone-like, protein MVAVRLVQSAVLVSLLVAVPASVSSENTDEIPTFILSSPGDSLTGDQSINKRTVSFSSCTGVYDRELLVRLDRVCEDCYNLYRDVGVAAECRSNCFHNEVFLYCVDYMFRPRQRNQYRAALQRLGK, encoded by the exons ATGGTTGCGGTCCGATTG GTGCAGTCAGCTGTTCTGGTGTCCCTGTTGGTGGCAGTTCCGGCCTCTGTCTCTTCTGAAAACACGGATGAAATACCGAcgttcattctttcctctcctggGGATTCCCTCACAGGAGATCAAAGTATAAACAAACGTACTGTATCGTTCAGTTCTTGCACGGGCGTCTACGACCGCGAACTCCTTGTAAGGCTCGACCGCGTGTGCGAAGACTGCTACAACCTCTACCGCGACGTTGGAGTGGCGGCCGAATGCAG GAGTAACTGTTTCCACAACGAGGTGTTCCTGTACTGCGTGGACTACATGTTCCGGCCTCGCCAAAGGAACCAGTACCGGGCCGCCCTCCAGAGGCTCGGCAAGTAG
- the LOC125035419 gene encoding crustacean hyperglycemic hormones-like: MVGVGLVRSAALASLLLVFPASVLASGDGNEISPSQRSSSELSPTTVLAGVQTVNKRNISFNSCTGVYDRELLGRLDRVCEDCYNLYRDTDVAAECRSNCFHNEVFLYCVDYMYRPRQRNQYRAALQRLGK, encoded by the exons ATGGTTGGGGTTGGATTG GTGCGTTCAGCTGCCCTGGCATCCCTGCTGTTAGTATTCCCGGCCTCTGTCCTCGCCTCTGGGGACGGAAATGAAATCTCTCCGTCCCAACGTTCCTCCTCAGAACTGTCTCCTACGACCGTCCTGGCAGGAGTCCAGACCGTAAACAAGCGCAATATATCCTTCAACTCCTGTACAGGCGTCTACGACCGCGAACTTCTCGGAAGGCTCGACCGCGTGTGCGAAGACTGCTACAACCTCTACCGCGACACCGACGTGGCGGCCGAATGCAG GAGCAACTGTTTCCACAACGAGGTGTTCCTGTATTGCGTGGACTACATGTACCGGCCTCGCCAAAGGAACCAGTACCGGGCCGCCCTGCAGAGGCTCGGCAAGTAG